A portion of the Lolium rigidum isolate FL_2022 chromosome 1, APGP_CSIRO_Lrig_0.1, whole genome shotgun sequence genome contains these proteins:
- the LOC124706432 gene encoding trihelix transcription factor ASIL1-like: MEPDEPRRPSASGAATRKSAPGQPWSDAETMHLIDVYEDRWTKLRRGQLKAQQWEDVAAEVTARCGGGQRKTGTQCRHKLEKLRKRYRTEGARPVTSLWPFFRRMERLERGPVALSTFAASPPAAASDDDDDHQEDDEDDDNEAENDDDEEEEQVLVPRNSSNTRSINGILRDGGAGFRGFAPRQSPQRQHHRPPSPPAVTLSTAPPRKRVAYEAAFHSKPAEDKVEEAPFGGRPGSQISAVLKDFGEGVMRLERRRMEVQWEIERGWKETENRSNRMLQDAQRQLQDVLAGASAAPAPAPGKKPRRDHGGGADGL; this comes from the coding sequence ATGGAGCCCGACGAGCCGCGGCGCCCCTCCGCCTCCGGCGCCGCGACGAGGAAGAGCGCGCCGGGGCAGCCCTGGTCGGACGCGGAGACGATGCACCTCATCGACGTCTACGAGGACCGCTGGACCAAGCTGCGCCGCGGCCAGCTCAAGGCGCAGCAGTGGGAGGACGTGGCGGCCGAGGTCACGGCGCGCTGCGGCGGGGGCCAGCGCAAGACGGGCACCCAGTGCCGCCACAAGCTCGAGAAGCTGCGCAAGCGCTACCGCACCGAGGGCGCGCGCCCCGTCACCTCGCTCTGGCCATTCTTCCGCCGCATGGAGCGCCTCGAGCGCGGGCCCGTCGCGCTCTCCACCTTCGCCGCgtccccgcccgccgccgcctccgacgatgacgacgaccaccaggaagacgacgaggacgacgacaacgagGCGGagaacgatgacgacgaggaggaggagcaggtgcTCGTCCCAAGGAACAGCAGCAACACCCGCAGCATCAACGGCATCCTCCGCGACGGCGGCGCCGGGTTCAGGGGCTTCGCGCCGCGCCAGTCCCCGCAGCGCCAGCACCACCGCCCGCCCTCGCCGCCCGCCGTCACGctctccaccgcgccgccgcggaAGAGGGTCGCCTACGAGGCGGCCTTCCACTCCAAGCCCGCCGAGGACAAGGTCGAGGAGGCTCCGTTTGGCGGCCGCCCCGGCTCGCAGATCTCGGCGGTGCTCAAGGATTTCGGGGAGGGCGTCATGCGGCTCGAGCGGCGCAGGATGGAGGTGCAGTGGGAGATCGAGCGCGGGTGGAAGGAAACCGAGAACCGCAGCAACAGGATGCTCCAGGACGCTCAGCGGCAGCTACAGGACGTCCTCGCCGGCGCCTCCGCGGCACCTGCGCCTGCGCCCGGGAAGAAGCCCCGGAgggaccatggcggcggcgcagACGGCTTGTAG